The Psychrobacter arenosus region TGTCCACGATATTTGTACCACCTAGTCTAGCTAAAAATTTTGAGGATTCTAAATTCATTAAAGTTTTATGCTTAGCTCGTAATAAAAAACCTTTAGAGAAAAATCAATACGAATGGTCTGCTTTGCGAGTTATAAAAAATAAATAGAATAGCTCGCATTAAAACTGTGTTCTTAGTAATAAATATATTAGAGGTTATCCCCTCATAAAGTAACTTATTTAAGTTTTTGGATTCTTTATTTGCTTCATAAATTACAGACTATAAATGATAAATAAGTCCATAAAAACTATAGCGTTAAGCAGCTTAATAATCAGTTTAATGGCCTTAGCTAGCTGCGTCAGCGCCCCCACCAACGAAAACACCATGACCGACGCTCAGCTTGTCCAATTGGCCAAGCAAACGGATCGTAAACCAGTCGAAGGCGAGCCAAACCTAGTGGTTGGGGTGCATAACGGTACCAAAGTCATCGAAGAGTTTCACTGCTCAGACCTATGCCCACAAAATACGGTGCGTATCGTGCATTATGATGTAGCGTCAGGCCCCACCTGCGACGCTATTGGTGGCGTGACCAAATCTATTCTAGTACCCATCGCCATTACCGTGATGCCGAAAGCGTATTGCTTCCCTAAAGTGATTGCAGACTATTGGGAAAGCTCTGTTCAGTAGGGAGAGATTGAGGAAGGTCTTAGCGAATCCATCTTTAATTTCACTATAAATATCTAATTATCGTTTATCCCTCCCTAGTGACCTGACCAAAAAAAGCCCTCCACTAATAAAAAGTGAAGGGCTTAATTTTTGCTGATAACTAATACAGAGTTAAATGCGTAGTGGTCGTTTTAACGCCTAGTCATAAGCATCGATATATTCTTTAAGTTCATAATAGCGATCGCCCAATAGCTCGGTTATACATTCCATACGGACTATTTCTTGGCGGGCAGCTTCTGCCTCACGCGCACGATCCGTACAAATCTCATCACGATTTTCTACCCACTCTCGCTGATTGTCCATCAGACTTTGACGGGTTTCTTCAGAAGCACTTTTCCACAATTTATTAAACTCGCTGCGTTTAAAGTCCATAGTGGCTTTAACCTTAGCTTGCTCAGTAGCGATGCTCGCCATCTCATTAGACGCTTCGGTATAAGCTTCGGTAGCTGCAATTTGCGCAGAAGCAGCGGCCTCACGTTCAGCCCCTGCGTTGATGGCTATGTTTTTATTATCCTGAGCTTTTAGGGCGCGTACGTCATTGCGCTGCATAGCATCAATGATGGCGGTAGCGACAAAGCTAATGACTTCACTGCCATTCTCTAACCTGCCAAAGACCTTCTCACCATCATCCGTAGGCTGTACCGTATACTCTAGCTCATAGCTGATGGTGTTGGCATCCATATCGATGTCTTGCTCAAAGGCGTCTTCATTCACGCCGGACATCCCATAATACTCACGAACAAAGTTAGCGCGAGTTACTAGGTCTGAATCTAGTTTAGCGGTGAGGGTAGCCACACAGAATTTTTTGGTACTTTGTGGGTCGCTTTTATCGGTACGCACGTTATCTAACTTCGTGTTTACTTGACTGATATTGGCACGCAAGCCTGCACTATCGATGCGTATATCTTGATTCTTAGCGATGCTTTTAGTGTTGGATTCGATGCCATCTTGAAATAATTCTTTAACGAGATCGACCGCAGTCTCACTACCACATTGTACTTCTGGCGTAGAGCTAGTGCCGGGGATTTTGTCGCAGCTTGTAAGGCCTAAAGTTGCTGCTAAAGCTAGGATTAAAGACAACCGTTGTTTCATAATCTCTCTCATGCGTATGTTGGCGGACAGGGGCAGACGCTGTCTTAATAATCATAATAATAAGGGTAATGAGCTACATAGCTTTAGGCGCTATATAAATTGACTTATGTTGTCTGTTATAAAATTAGTATTAGCGATGGTCTAAAGCAGGCAGTCGATTGTTAATCACTAATTAAATAAACCACTTAGCACTTAATAAGTTTATAGAATATTGTATGACATACATTAACTTACTCAACGTAAGTAATCATGTAACAAATTGATTATGCCCGATTGTTGAGTTTTTTTCTAGTCATATCAGCGCTTTATTCATACATCCTAAGTTCCAAATAAGAAATTTTTTTATGAATTAAATAGGATAATTAATGAGGCAATCATTACAGAGTGATTCTTTAAAGAGATTTCATTCAACAATTATCGTGATAAACCATAAAAAGAAGATTAGTGCCGATGCGGCTATTAAGGCAGTACTCACAATATGCGGGTAAGAAAGTGACAAGACGCGTGTAGAAAGTAACGGTCTATCTACGGTATAAAGTGACTGTTAGTATTTAATTTATATATAATTTTGGATTTTTATCATGCCGCAAAGCCTTGAGCATTCTTATTCAGGCACTGTAAAACAAGCCAAGCATCCTGCCATGCGTTGGTTGTTTTTGCTGTTGGGCATCGTATTTTTTATACTGGGAATTATAGGTTTGCTGCTGCCTGTGATGCCGACCGCCCCCTTTATTTTATTATCAGCGGCTTGCTGGGCGCGGGGCTCTAAGCGCTTTTATTTATGGCTGATTAACCATAAATACTTTGGTAAATTTATTCGCGATTGGGAGGAGCGTCATGCCGTGCCGCGTTATGCCAAGTGGTTGGCATGTATCATGATGACCTTGTCGGGCACCATGCTGTTTTATCAATTGCCTGCTGAAAAAATATGGATGGCTTGGGGTGTGGCAGCCGTATTTACGGGAGTAGGTATTTATTTATGGCGCTCACCAGATGCTTAAACGGCACTCATGGCACAAGCAATAAGCGTTAATCTCTCAGCCATTTATCCCATAAAAAAGGCTTACTAATAGTTAGTAAGCCTTTTTTAATATCGATTTTAAAGCGAGCCGACTATAACAGTTGATTAATACCGACGTTGATGAGGCCGCCGCCAAGGATGAGCCAAGCAAACATAATGGCACCCAACAATAGAGGGCGTACGCCGGCTTGCTTGATAGCGCTCAGATGGGTGGTTAATCCTAGCGCAAACATTGCCATAGTTAATAATATGTTGTCCAAAGTCACCATCGTGGCAACGAAGCTCTCAGACATACTAATGAAGGTATGTAGCACCACAATCAAAATAAAGACAAAGGCAAACCAAGGCACTTTTACTTGCGATAGCCGATCCATAAAAGCACTCTTTTTGGAACCACTTGTTGTGAAAGCAGTTTTTGTATTGTTTGGAGCCGCAGTGTTAGCACCAGTCAAAGTGGTAGCGCTTGGAACTGTTGGCGTGACTTTAGCCGGTGATTTTTCGGTCAAAATAAACGATAGAATTAATAAGAAAGGGGCGAGCATCATCACGCGAATCATTTTGGTGACCACCGCCGTATTGCCCACTTCAGCATTAATAGCGTTACCCGCCACCACGACCTGAGCCACTTCGTGAACACTAGACCCAGTATAAATCCCGTACTGCTGCGGGGTTAGCCAAGGCAATAACCAGCCCACATGGTATAACAGGGGATAAAGCAGCATAGCGAGCGTGCCAAACACTACCACGGTAGCGACAGCGATAGTCACTTTATGAGCCTCTGCTTTGACGACAGGCTCTGCTGCAATCACGGCTGCGGCACCGCAAATACTCGCCCCTGAACCAATTAATAGCGCGGTTTCACGGTCTACTTTGAGCCAACGCGTCCCGAGGAAATAAGTCAACATAAAAGTAGAGCTGAGTACGATGGCGTCAATTACGATGGCCGAGGTACCGACACTAGCGACTTGGGTTAGCGTTAATTTAAAGCCATATAACATGATCGCTAAGCGCAGTATCTGCCCTTTAGAAAAGGTCACGCCGTCTGCTAATTTAGGGGCAAATTTTGGATAGACCGTATTGCCTAATACCATACCGATAATGATGGCCAAGGTTAGCGCGCTTAGCCCCAGCATACGGCCATTGGTCCATACGGTAATCTGCTCATTAAGCCACATACTCAGCAAACTGCCCACCAATACTAAGACTAGCCCAGCAAACTGGTAGGGGCGAGGAATATAACTGTTTAAAGTACGGGCGAAGGCGGTAGTCATAGGGGGCGGCTTATAAAGGTAGCGGATTATCAATCATTGCTTGAGGCTATTAGTTAACTTACTAGATAGTCTTGTATAGAATAGTGTTATGCAAAGTTAGTATATAGCAGCAGAACCTATTTGAATAACAGATTAATACGGTATAGTCTATCGATAATATCGATAGGTTAAGGTGAGGTAGTTTGCATTTTTCTATATGTTTGCCGCCTGCTATAGCCTCACTACTCTATGAGTCGCTATGCCTACGGTAATAACCAATCCTCGAGAGCCGCCTATGCCATTACCCAAAATTACCCTCAAACAATTAGCCATCTTTGTGAGCGTATACGAGACGG contains the following coding sequences:
- a CDS encoding lysozyme inhibitor LprI family protein, with product MKQRLSLILALAATLGLTSCDKIPGTSSTPEVQCGSETAVDLVKELFQDGIESNTKSIAKNQDIRIDSAGLRANISQVNTKLDNVRTDKSDPQSTKKFCVATLTAKLDSDLVTRANFVREYYGMSGVNEDAFEQDIDMDANTISYELEYTVQPTDDGEKVFGRLENGSEVISFVATAIIDAMQRNDVRALKAQDNKNIAINAGAEREAAASAQIAATEAYTEASNEMASIATEQAKVKATMDFKRSEFNKLWKSASEETRQSLMDNQREWVENRDEICTDRAREAEAARQEIVRMECITELLGDRYYELKEYIDAYD
- a CDS encoding YbaN family protein, which encodes MPQSLEHSYSGTVKQAKHPAMRWLFLLLGIVFFILGIIGLLLPVMPTAPFILLSAACWARGSKRFYLWLINHKYFGKFIRDWEERHAVPRYAKWLACIMMTLSGTMLFYQLPAEKIWMAWGVAAVFTGVGIYLWRSPDA
- a CDS encoding YeiH family protein, whose product is MTTAFARTLNSYIPRPYQFAGLVLVLVGSLLSMWLNEQITVWTNGRMLGLSALTLAIIIGMVLGNTVYPKFAPKLADGVTFSKGQILRLAIMLYGFKLTLTQVASVGTSAIVIDAIVLSSTFMLTYFLGTRWLKVDRETALLIGSGASICGAAAVIAAEPVVKAEAHKVTIAVATVVVFGTLAMLLYPLLYHVGWLLPWLTPQQYGIYTGSSVHEVAQVVVAGNAINAEVGNTAVVTKMIRVMMLAPFLLILSFILTEKSPAKVTPTVPSATTLTGANTAAPNNTKTAFTTSGSKKSAFMDRLSQVKVPWFAFVFILIVVLHTFISMSESFVATMVTLDNILLTMAMFALGLTTHLSAIKQAGVRPLLLGAIMFAWLILGGGLINVGINQLL